In Candidatus Devosia phytovorans, the DNA window TCGCGCCATGCGCGTCAGCGTGTAACGAATGACGAAGCGATGGCTGCCGCGACTGATGAATTCATCGGGATTGCCGATCCAGATGCGCTGGAAATTGCCCATGCGCTCGACACGGAATATCTCGTCACGACCGTCGCGTTGTACCGACTGGACATCCAGCTCCGGCCGAACCTTGCCGCCGTCGCTGCCCTGCATGACCACCGGAATGTCGCGATAGATGCCGCGACGGATTTCCACGCCCTCGGCATTGACCTCCAGCGTCTCGGTGACCGTCACCGTCCCGTCGGTCGCGAGCACGACATCGGAGTTGAACTGGCGGATTTCCTCGCGCGCCAGCGCCGGCAGGGCCAGCAGGAGGCCCAGCAGCAGGACAGCAAGCGAACGCAGCACAAGACGCATGGTCAGTTGAACTTGACCTGGGGCACCGCGCGGTCGCTTTCGTTTTCCAGCTCGAAATACTGCGCTGTCTTGAAGCCAAAGGGACCGGCGATGAAGTTGGACGGGACCGATTCCACCATGACATTCATGTTGCGCACCGCGCCGTTGTAATAGCGGCGTGCCATCTGGATTTCCTCTTCGACTCCCTGCAGCGCCGTCTGGAATTCGAGGAAGGTCGTATTGGCCTTGAGATCGGGATAGGCCTCTGCCGTGGCGATCAGCCGGCCCAGGGCCGACGAGAGCCGGCCTTCGGCCGCCGCGCGCTGCTCGGGGGTGCCACTGGCGACGCTGGTGGCCGCAGCGCGGGCATTGGTGACGGCCTCAAGCGTTTCGCGCTCATGGCTCATATAGCCCTTCACGGTTTCCATCAGGTTGGGGATGAGATCGGTGCGGCGCTTGAGCTGCACATCGATGCCCGACCAGCCCTCCTCCACTAGTTGCCGGTTCTTGACCAGGCCATTGTACATGACCACGGCCACGCCGATGACGGCACCGAGCACCAGAATGACAATCCAACCCATGACGTCTCTCCCGCAACATTTGGCGCGGAGAGTGGCACTCGCCCACCAGACTGGCAATGGCGGCCATTTCACTTGCCACGAGATTGTCAGGCCCGGGCTTTATGCCTATGCATGTCTCTGCGGATTGGCTGAAGGGGGCCGGCTGATCCAGAGCGTCGACACGCGCCCTTGGGACGACAGCATCCATGGGCTTCCGCATCTTCCTGCATTCGCTTCGCCTCGTCTTCACCCAGCTCGGCGACGCGCTGCGTGTTTCCGGTCTGCTCTATCTGGTCGCCACCGTGATTTCGTTTGGCACTTTTTTCGTGTTTCCGCCCACCGTCGTCGAAGGGCGCCTTGTGCCTTCCTGGCAGTGGATACCTGCCACCCTTATGGTTGGCATCCTCTACATGTGGATCGCAATTGGCTGGCACCGATTTGTGTTGCGAGACGAAACAACCAACGCTTTGGTGCCGGGCTTTCGCGGCGATCGAATCCTGGCCTATTTCGGCCGCGGCGTGCAGGTCGGACTGCTGATGCTTGTGGGGCTACTGGTCATCATGCTGTTCATTGGCATCAGCGGCGGCAATCCCATCATCATGGTCATCGGATTGCTGGTGGGCCTCAGCATAACCCTGCTCGTCACATACCGCCTCGCACCGCTTTTCCCCGCTGCAGCGCTGGGAGAACCTGGCGGCGTTGGGCAGGCGTGGGCGGCGACCAGAGGGGCAACCTGGGATCTTCTGCTGCTCGCCATCATCTGCGCAGTCGCGACCTTTGTCGTCGATCTACCGCTCGAAATTTTGCGAGGCGATGTCCTGGTCATTGCCTGGTCCACTGTGACCGGCTGGATCAAGCTGATGGTCGGCGTCAGCATCCTCACGGCAATTTATGGCGTCTATGTCGAGAAACGCGACATAGCCTGAGGGTTGCGGCGAGGCGGCGCTATTCGGCGCCGCCGCCTGCCGTCTGCAGCCAGGCTTCGCCGCAGCTCTTGGCCAGTTCGCGGATGCGCAGGATGTAGCTCTGGCGCTCGGTGACCGAGATTACGCCGCGGGCGTCGAGCATGTTGAAGTTGTGCGAGGCCTTGACCACCTGCTCGTAAGCAGGAATCGCCATGGTCTGGCGATTGCCCTCGGCGCCCTTGGCGAGAATGGCCCGGCATTCCTTCTCGGCATCGGCGAAGTGACGGAAGAGGATTTCGGTGTCGGCCGCTTCGAAGTTGTACTTGCTGCTCTCCTGCTCGTTCTGCAGGAAGACGTCTCCATAGGTGACCTTGTCGTCGCCGGTGCCGCCGTTGAAGTTGAGGTCGTAGACGTTCTCGACGCCCTGCACATACATGGCGAGGCGTTCGAGGCCATAGGTGATCTCGCCCGGCACGGGCGAGCATTCAAAGCCGGCCACCTGCTGGAAGTAGGTGAACTGGCTCACTTCCATGCCATCGCACCAGCATTCCCAGCCAAGTCCCCAGGCGCCCAGCGTCGGGCTTTCCCAGTCGTCCTCGACGAAACGGATATCGTGCAGGCCGGCATCGAGCCCGATGGCGGCCAGTGACTTGAGATAGAGTTCCTGAATGTCCGGGGGCGATGGCTTGAGGATCACCTGGAACTGGTAATAGTGCTGCAGGCGATTGGGGTTTTCGCCATAGCGGCCGTCCTTGGGGCGGCGGCTCGGCTGCACATAGGCAGCCTTCCAGGGCTTTGGCCCCAGCGCGCGCAGCGTCGTCGCGGTGTGGAAGGTGCCGGCGCCCATCTGCATGTCATAGGGCTGCAGCACGACACAGCCCTGCTCCGCCCAGAATTGCTGCAGCGTCAGGATCAGACCCTGGAAGGAATTCTTCGGGTCCATATGGGCGGGGCGGTTGGTCATCTGGCAGTCCCTAATATGCGGGACAAACCTCTAGTTTGACCGCCCGGTGCGGTCAACGGCGTTTGTCGTCATCGCCCGGACGGAAGGTGCCGTCTTCGTCGCGCTTGAGGTCGATCACGCCCGGCTGCTGACGGTCGCGAAGGTCGCGCTCACGGCGCAGGCGGCGCTGTTCCTGTTCCTCCGCGTTGAAATGGCCGGTCCAGTCGCGCCAGATTTTTCTGATGCCCCAGAGGATGGCAAGGCCGATGACGGTAAGGAGAATGACACGCCAGATCACAGGCCGAACCTCCCCCAGGTGGCGCGATCTTCAATCGTTGCCGCCACGTCGCTGCTGAGACCTTCGGTCGAGAAACCAAACCGCGGGAGGCTGAAGAGCGGGCGTTTCGCCGCGATGGCTTTGAGTTCGATGTCCTTGCCGTAGCGGGCGGTCAGCGTCTCGTGCAGGTCGCCGATGGCGTCGACCAGACCCAGTTCGACGCCGCGCAGGCCGGTCCACCATTCGCCGGTGAACAGCACCTCGTCATCCGCCTTGAGCTTGCCGACGCGGTGGGCTTTGACGAAATCGATGAAGACCTGATGGATATCGAGTTCGAACTGCTTGATACGTTCCACATCGCCTGCCTTCTCCGGCAGGAAGGGATCCAGCGTCGACTTGTTGTTGCCGGCGGTATGGACCCGGCGTTCAACGCCAAGTTTTTCAAGCGTCCCGACAAAGCCGAAGCCGGCCATGATGACGCCGATCGAGCCGACGATGGAGCTAGGGTCGACGATGATCTCGTCGCCGGCCACGGCGATGAAATAACCGCCCGAAGCCGCCGCATCCTCGACAAAGACCAGCACGCGCTTGTCGTGTTCCGTGGCGAGATCGCGGATGCGCTTGGCGATCAGCCGGCTCTGCACGGGTGAACCACCGGGGGAATTGACCACGATGGCGACGACCGGGGCCGACTTGATGGCAAAGGCGCGTTTCAGCAGCGGGCCGACGGTGGCGATATTGAGCCTGCCCTGACGTTGCTCGGCGGCAATGACGCCCTGCAGACGGACGACGGGGATGATAGTCTTGCCGCGGCCCAGAAGGCGCTGCAGCCAGTTACGCTTCGGGCTGGTCAAATCGGCCATGCTCGATCCTTGTTGCTTTCCGCCAGACTTAGGATGCGGCGCCCGCGATTACCAGACGAGGCGGGCCGTTCCCCGAAAGATTGCATCGAATTCGGGCGCGAAACTCCGCCCTTCGCCATGCAGCACCCGGCTTGCCAGCAGGGTCAGCGGCGCGCGCGAGCCCTTGATGCCACGGATCAGTACCCTGTTGGCCGGCTGGCCGGGGCGCGGCGACAGCGGCAGCACCGTCACGGCGCCGAAGCGCTGCTCGAAACCAGCCAGCAGGGCTGTCAGATTTTCACTGGGAAAGACGAAGATGATCTCGCCACCGGCAGCGGCCGCACTCGCCGCCGTCTTGATCCACACATCGAGTGCCTCGGCCTGCATATGGCGCGACCCAGCCCGGCCGGCATCACCCGCCGGCGTCCCCGCACCATCGGTGAAGAAGGGCGGATTGGCGATGATCACGTCATAGCCATTGTCCAGCATGCCGCCGGCCAACCGATCGGCATGCCTGGCCGTAACATCGGCCTCAATGATCTGCACCTGACTGGCAAGACCGTTCTCGTCGGCATTGACCCGGGCCAGCGCCAACATCTCCGCATTGCGATCCGCCAGCGTCCCCGTCACATCCGCGTTATGTGCCAGCGCCACCAGCGCCGCGGTACCAACGCCACAGCCCATGTCGAGCAGGGTTTTTCGCCCCTCGCCCACCGCCGCACCAAGCAAAACGCTGTCCAGACCCGCGCGAAATCCGTGCTCAGGCTGCGACAGAGTGAGCCGACCGCCCAAAAAGGCGTCGCGCGTAATGGATTGGTGTTTTACAAAGCCCGAAGGCTGGTCTAGGGACATCGCACCCTGAAAGGCCGGTTTTGGCGCGACCATACATGCGCTAATACACCCGGCTCAACCAGATTTGCCGGTGTGGCAATTTAGGACGGAACAAGAGTTGTCAGTTCTGACGCAGATGAAAGAAGCGCCGGCCGCGAATCCGATCGAGCGGCTGCTGGTGGCGACCGAGGCTGACATGGCCAAGGTCAATGCGCTGATTTTGAGCCGCGCCGATTCGCATGTCGAAATGGTGCCGGAGCTGGCGCGCTATCTGATCGAGAGCGGTGGCAAGCGGCTGCGTCCCATGCTGACAGTGGCAGCGGCCCAGCTGTTTGACCAGGGCAATGGCAGCGCGATCAATTTCGCCGCCGCCGTCGAGTTCATGCACAATGCGACGCTCCTGCACGACGATGTCGTGGATGAAAGCGACATGCGCCGCGGCAAGCCGGCGGCCCGCATGGTCTGGGGCAACAAGGCGTCGATTCTCGTCGGCGACTTCCTGCTCGGCCAGGCCTTCATGATGATGGTCGAGACCGGCAATATCGGTGCGCTCGGCGTGCTGTCGGCCGCATCGGCGGTGATGGCAGAGGGCGAAGTGTTCCAGCTCGCCAAGACCGGCGACCTGACGACAACGCCGGAAGACTATGCCGAAGTAATCCGCGCCAAGACGGCCGTGCTGTTCCAGGCGGCCTGTGAAGTGGGCGCCATGTCAGGTGGCGCCGATGATGCCGGCCGCGAGGCGCTGGCGCGCTATGGCCTCGAGCTGGGCAATGCCTTCCAGTTGGTCGACGACGTGCTCGACTATGGCGGCCAGTCCGGCACGTTGGGCAAGAATGTCGGTGACGATCTGCGCGAGGGCAAGATGACCCTGCCCGTCATCCTGGCGCTTTCGGAAGGCAGCGAGGCCGAGAAGGCCGTGGTGACCAAGGCGCTTGGCGACCCTGAAGCGACCACCGAACAGGTGGCCGACGTCGTCGCCATCATGGAACGCCACAAGACGCTGTCACGCACGCTGGACAAGGCCAACGGGCATGCCCGCGCCGCCCAGGCCGCGCTCGAGGTGCTGCCGCCGTCGGCGATGCGCACCCTGCTCGGCGACGTCGTGGAATATAGCGTCAGCCGCGCTTACTAGTTCTAGGGAATGAGCAAGGGCGCTGCCGCGACCCAATGGTCGGGGTGGCTGGCCCGCATGACCTGTGCGGCCTGGTGCGCCTGGCCGCTTGAGCCGAACAGGCCGAAGACCGTGGCGCCCGACCCGGACATGCGCGCCAGGACGCAGCCCTGCGTGACCGCCAGTTCCTCGACGATATCGCCGATGATCGGCACCAGCTTGACCGCCGGTGGCTGCAGGTCATTGCGCGTCTCGGCCAGCCAGATGCCCAGCTGTGCCGGCCTTGTCAGCGGCTGGGGCAGTTCGGGCAGCGGATAATTGTCATGTGCCCGCAGACGCCGGAAGACATCGGCCGTGGCCAGTGGCACCATCGGATTGACCAGCACGATATGGCAGGCCGGAAATTCGGGCAGCGGCGACAGCACCTCGCCGACGCCGCGCGCCACGAGAGGCGCGGAGATGAGGCAGGCCGGCACATCAGCGCCAAGGCCGGCCGCCATGTCAGCCAGTTCGGCCAGCGCAATCGGCTGGTTGGAGAGCGATGCCATGAGGCGCAGTGCGGCCGCCGCATCAGCCGAACCGCCGCCAATGCCCGCAGCAACCGGCAGGTTCTTGACGAGGCGCAGCGTCAGCCCGCCCGCGACCGCATCGGGCCAGCGTTTGCGGAAAGCAGCGACCGCCCGCATGACAAGGTTGGTTTCGCCCGCGCCCAGACCCTTGGCGAAGGGGCCCGAGATGGTCAGCCGGTCCTCTGCGGCCGGCACGGCTTCGAGTTCGTCGGCCAGATCGGCAAAGACCACGAGGCTTTCGAGATCATGATAGCCGTCTTCACGGCGTCGGGTGACGTGCAGCGCAAGGTTGACCTTGGCCGGCGCCAGTTGGACGATCAGCTCGACCATGGGGATTATTCGGTCTCGTTTTCTTCGGTCAGGCCATCGGCGAGCTTGGGTGCCGTGCGTTCCTTCACATTGCCTTCCTCGTCGACCGAGGAGGCAATGTTCCACTGGAAGCGCGCTTCGAGCCTGCGACCGGCCTTCCAGTAGGCATCGCCGAGGTGATCGTTGATCTCGGCATCATTGGGGCGCAGCAGCACGGCCTGTTCCAGCGTGGCCACGGCCTCTTCGATGCGGCCGAGCTTGTAGAAGGCCCAGCCAAGCGAATCGACGATATAGCCATCCTGTGGCTGTGCCTCGACGGCCTTTTCGATCATTTCGAGCGCCGGCTCGAGATGCATGTCCTGGTCGATCCAGCTGTAGCCCAGGTAGTTGAGCACGGCCGGCTGGTCGGGATTGAGTTCGAGGGCCTTGAGGAAATCCTCTTCCGCCTTGGGCCATTCCTTGGCCCGCTCATAGGCAATGCCGCGCACATAGTAGAAGCGCCAGTCGGTCGGGCTGTCGCCGCCGGTCAGATCAAGCGCCTTGGTATAGGCATCGGCCGATTCTAGATATTGCTCGTCATAGCGCAGCAGGTCGCCATAGACCGAGACGGCGTCAAGATCGTCAGGCCGGCTGGTGACGATATTGCCCAGGCGCCGGATGGCCTCGGGGCGATCGCCCTGGGCATCGAGATTGGTGGCGACGCGCACCACGGCGGTCGGCTTCATCGGCGAATTGACTGGCACCGATTCGTAGATACGATTGGCCGCTTCATGCTGGTTGGCGGCATCGAGCAGCTGACCCAGCGCCAACGAGACGACGTCGGCCGATGGATCGAGATAGAGCGCGAGGCGCAGGAAAACCAGCGACAGGTCGAGGCTGCCATCGCGCGACAGGGCCACGCCGATGCCATGATACATCTCGGCTGCGCCCACCTGCACATTGGTCGCGAAAACGCCCGGGCGCTGGCCCTTTTCGATCTGTTCCTTGACCAGGGTGACAATGGGATGGGTCAGGCCCTGGTCTTCGAACTGGGTGATGACGTCCTTGGCTTCGTCAAACTTGCCGGCATTGGCAAGGATGCGGGCATAGACTTCGGCGATGCGGGCGACATAGGGCTCGGTATCGAAGGCCTGACCAGCCAGCTCGATCGCCTTGTCCGTCTCGCCAGCCGCCTCGGCCATCAGGGCACGATGGAAGACGAGGAAATCTTCGAGACCCGTCGAACCGAGCTTGTCGAGCAACGCTTCGGCCTCTTCGGGCTTGTTGTCGCCAACCAGCGCCCATGCCTGCAGGATGCTGGCGGTGATGCCGGTGAACGTATCCTGGCCGATGGCGCCCAGCAGGCGCTCGGCTGCACCATAGCGGCGCTCCTTGAGCGCTTCGGTGGCGACGACGAGTTCGGCCAGTTCGTTCTTGGGATCGAGATCCAGCAGATGCTTGGCTGTCTGCGCTGCCTGGCCGATCTGGCCATCGGCAGCAAAGGCGATGAAGGAGCGCTCGACGATCAGCTGATTTTCCCAATCGGCCTTGGCTGCACTGTCGAAATAGCGCGCGGCTTCATCCGTGCGCAGATCCTGCAACGCCTGCTGGCCCGCCATGTAGGAACCGGTGGGGCTCGCCCGGAACAGTGGCATCAGGTTGAACTGCGCCAGGGGACTGGACTGCGCTGTCTTTACCGACTCTGCATGGACCGGCTGGAGCGCCGTGGCCGACAGCAGGATGGCGACAAAGGCCGGACGGGCAAAACGGTTCAGAAGCGAAATCACGAGGCTCGAAACTCCCATGGGCCAGAAGCCCGTTGTGGCGGCGAAGATTGTCCGTTTTGGGACTGCGCCGCAAGGGCGCGCGCTATAGCGTGAACCAGAGGCGTTTACATTCCGCTATAATTGGGCCCGCTGCCACCCTCGGGCGGCACCCAGGTGATGTTTGCGGCGGGGTCCTTGATGTCGCAGGTCTTGCAATGCACGCAGTTGGCAGCGTGGATGCGGAAGACGGGTGTAACGCCCTCCTCGGCCATCTCGTAGACGCCCGCCGGGCAATAGAGCGGCGCAGGCTCACCATATGTTGGCAGGTTGTCGCGCACCGGCACGGCGGGATCGCTGAGGCGCAGATGGACCGGCTGATCCTCGTCATGCGCCAGATTGGCCAGATAGACGGAGGAAGACCGATCAAAGGTCAGCTTGCCGTCAGGCTTGGCATAGGTTCGCTCCGGCAGAACGCCCCTGGGTTTCAGACCCAGGTAATCCGCCTTGCCGTGCTTGAGCGTTCCCAACAGCGATCGGCCAAGAATGGCCGAAATCCAAAGCTCCGCCCCGGCTGCCAGGGCCCCGATGACCGTGCCAAACCGCGTCCACAGCGGCTTGACGTTGCGCACCCCCTTGAGCTCGGCGCCAATACCAGTCGCCATGACGCGATGGCCGAAATCCTCGATCACATCGTGCTGCCGGCCATTGCCGATCGCTTCGGCAACAGCATCGGCCGCGCCAATACCCGAGAGAATGGCATTGTGGATGGCTTTGAGGCGCGGCGCGTTCATGAAGCCGGCAGCGCAGCCGACCAGGCCACCGCCAGGAAAGGCCAGGGTCGGAATCGACTGCCAGCCGCCAGCCGTCACCGCGCGGGCGCCATAGCTGATGCGCGTCGCGCCTTCGAGCAGCGGCGCGACCGACCTGTGGGTCTTGAAGCGCTGAAACTCGTCGAAGGGCGACAGCGTCGGATTGGCATAATCGAGATAGGTCACCAGCCCGACATAGAGCTTGTTGTCTTCGGCGTGATAGACGAATCCGCCGCCCGAGGTCGCATTGTCGAGCGGATACCCAAGATAGTGGTCGACCCGGCCAGCTGCATGCCGATCGGCAGAAATCTGCCAGACTTCCTTGATGCCCAGACCATATTTCTGCGGCTGCTGCTCCAGCGCATAATCGCCCATCAATTGCTTGGCCAGCGAGCCCCGTGCACCTTCGCCAACCAGCGTATACTTGGCTTCAAGCGCGATACCCTCGGCAAAACCGGACTTGGGATTGCCCTCGGCATCACGTCCCAGATCACCGGTAATGATGCCGCGCACCGGGCCGCCGGGCGATTGCAGAACATCCACCGCCGCGGTCATCGGGAAGATATCGACACCCAGTTCGGCCGCCTGTTCGCCCAGCCATTGCACCAGCCGCCCGAGGCTGACGATCACCGCGCCAGGCGTCTTGAGCTGCGGCGGCATCAGCCAATGCGGTAGGCTGAGGTCGAGCTTATCGGTGATATAGTGATAGGTATCGCGGGTCACGTCCGGCCCCACCGGCGCGCCCTTGAGGCGCCAGTCCGGGATCAGCGCGTCGAGCCCCTTGGGGTCCATCACCGCGCCGGACAGGATATGCCCACCGATCTCGGCAGACTTTTCCACCACGGTCACGGCGATCTCGGGGTGGCGCTGCTTGATGCGAATGGCCGCAGCAAGACCCGATGGCCCTGCGCCGACGATCAAAACGTCGGTCGAAAGGGTTTCGCGCGTACCCGCCTCTGCCATATAGGAATGCCTCAACTATCCTGATGGTGCAGGCGCGGGTGGCCGCGCCAATCGGGCTGTGACATAACAGAGAACATGGCCGAAACGCGACCGCTAAATCACGACGAAATGCTCAGCGTGCTCGACTGGTATCGAGCCGCGGGCGTGGATATTGCCGTGGGCGAAGAGCCGGTCGATCGCTTCGCCCAGCGCCCGCCGCCGCGGGTGGCGCCGCAGGCCATTGCGCAGAACAACCAGCAGGCGGCACAGCCGGTACCGCAGGCCCCCGCCCCGCTTGGCGGCGATCCGGCCGAGGCGCGGAGCCTGGCGGCTTCTGCCAAGACTCTAGAAGAGCTGCAGACCATTCTCGGGACCTATGATGGTTGCGGCCTGAAGTTGCGCGCCACGCAGTTGGTGTTCGCCGATGGCAATCCCGACGCCGAGGTCATGCTGATCGGCGAGGCTCCGGGCGCCGAAGAGGATCGGCAGGGCAAGCCTTTCGTCGGCAAGTCCGGACAATTGCTCGACCGCATGCTGGCCGCCATCGGGCTCGACCGGACCAAGGTCTATATCGCCAATACCGTGCCCTGGCGTCCGCCGGGCAATCGCACGCCGACGCCGGAAGAAATGGCGCTCTGCCTGCCGTTCCTGCATCGCCAGGTCGAACTCGTCGCGCCCAAGCTCGTTATGACGCTGGGCGGTCCGGCCATGCAGACGGTGTTCGAAACCACCAATGGCATCATCAAGATGCGCGGCAAGTGGAGCGACGTCACGATCGGCAAGCATGCGGTGCAAGCCATCCCCACCCTCCACCCGGCCTATCTGCTGCGCAACCCACCCGCCAAACAGCAGGCCTGGCGCGACATGCTCAGCCTCAAGCTCAAGATCGCCGAACTGGGGCTCGATTGAAGGTTTTTGCGCCGGGGCCTATATTGAGGGCCTCAGCGGAGGACCAGATGTCCCGATCTGCCAAGCGAAACACCGAAATCGACGAAGCCGCCATGCGCGCCAAGGGGTTGGTACCCAAGACAATCTGGGTACCCGACGTCGACGCACCGGGCCTTGTTGAAGAATATGCTCGTCAGGTCCGTCTGGTGGCAGAATCAGACGCCCAAGACCCGTCGATCGAAAGCTTCAGCCAAGCTGCACTAGAGGATCTGGATCTGCCTCCCTATGATGAGAGGTAGTCTTGTCAGCGCGGTGTTGCCGGGCGACACGGGCAAGCCTAGACCGGCGATCGTGCTTATGGAAACGGCGCTCATAGCGGTCAGCTCGCGGTTGGTCATCCTGCCGCTCACAAGTACCCTCCAGGAAGCGTCGTTCATTCGCGTCACCATTGAGCCGTCCTTGGCTAATGGCTTGAAGATCACCTCGCAGGCGATGGTGGACCGGCTAACATCGGTCGATCGGCACAAGATAGGCCAGGTTATCGGACAGCTAGAGGACGAAAAGCTCAACGAAGTCCTTGGCTTTGTGCTGCTGATGATGGGTGCGCGGTAATAATCCCACCACTTCTGCCAATTCGGCACTCCCAATCGCGGAACGCCGCGCTATGGTCATCGTTGCGTGATTTGCAACGTTATCCAGATCCAGCACAGCCGAAAGCGTCATGGCCTCAGTTATCAAGATCTACGCCCTGTTCCTGGGCTCCGCATTGCTCATGTTCGGAGGTGGCCTGCAGGGCCTGCTGCTATCGGTGCGCGGCGCCGAAGAAGGCTTTTCCATCTTTGCGCTGGGCCTGATCGGCACGGGTTGGTCGGTCGGCTTTGTCGCCGGGTCGATCGCCGTGCCGATGATCGTGCGCAAGGTGGGCCATATCCGCGCCTTTTCGGTGATGGCCGCCATTGGCACGGTGACCATCCTGCTCAACCTGATGCTGGTCAATGATATCAGCTGGATCCTGCTGCGCGCGCTGTCGGGCTTCTGCTTTGCCGGCGCGGCGATGATTGTCGAGAGCTGGCTCAATGAGGTTGCCGAGAACAAGAGCCGCGGCACGATCTTTTCGATCTATACGACGATCAACATGGCGGCCTCGACGGTGGGCCAGCTGGCCATGTCGGTCACCGGCACGGCCGGCTACATCCCCTTCATCGTCGGCGCCATCAGTTTCATCTGCGCTCTCCTCCCCACAGCCCTGACCTCCAGCCCGCAGCCTCGGCCACTGGCTTCGGCCAAGCTCGACCTTCGCCTCCTCATCCGCACCTCGCCGGTCGCCGCCGCGGCCGCCCTGTGCTGCGGCATGGCCAATGGCGCCTTCGGCACGCTGGCGCCGGTCTATGGCTATGAACAGGGGCTCGATGCCGGCGGCATCGCCTTTCTTTTTGCCATCGCCGCCATTGCAGGCGCCGTGGGGCAGATCCCGCTCGGCCGGCTGTCCGACCGCATCGACCGCCGCATGGTCATGGTGGGCCTCGGGGCGGCCGCTGCCGTCACCGGCGCATTGATCGTCATCATCAATCCCGCTGCCGGCTGGCTGATGTATATTCTATTTGCGCTTTATGGCCTTGCCGCCAATCCGCTCTATCCGATCGCCGTGGCGCATGCGAATGACTTTGCCCGCGACGGCGAGTTCGCACGGGTTGCCGGTGGCATGCTGCTGATCCTGGGCATTGGCCTTGCCATTGGCCCGACCATCGCGTCGCTGCTGATGGGCGCCATCACGCCCGCAGCGCTGTTCATCGTCACCGCCCTGTTCCACGCCATCATCGCCGGCTTTGCCTATTGGCGCATGAGCCAGCGCAAGAGCCTCGATGCCGCCGATCGCGCGCCGTTCCAGCCCATGGGCAATGACAAGCAGGTCACGCCCGAGACCTTGGTACTCGACCCGCGTGCTGATATTGAGAGCCCCGAAATGGGTCATGCCGAAGCGCCTGTCCCCGAAGAACTGATGACGCAAAGCGAGGACAGGCCCAATGTTCAAAACGGAACGGTTTGAAGACCGGGCCTTCAAGCCCCTTTCCATTGCAGTCATCGCCGTATCCGATACGCGTACGCTTGAGACCGATACAGGCGGTGCTTTGCTGAAATCGCTGCTGGAAGCTGATGGCCACGGCTGTCATGAGCGCGTCGTGGTGCGCGATGAGGTCCAACTGGTGCGCGCGGCCGTGCAGGGCTTCGTCGCCGACCCGAATGTCGATGTGATCCTCACCACCGGCGGCACCGGCTTTTCAGGCCGCGACATCACGCCCGAGGCCATCGAGCCGCTGTTCGACAAGCGGATGGAGGGCTTTTCGGTGCTGTTCCACCAGTATTCGGCCACCACTGTGGGCACCAGCTCGATCCAGTCCCGCGCCACGGCGGGCCTTATCGGCACGACCTTCGTCTTCTGTCTGCCCGGCTCGCGCGGCGCCTGCCGCGATGCCTGGGAGGGC includes these proteins:
- a CDS encoding LemA family protein; amino-acid sequence: MGWIVILVLGAVIGVAVVMYNGLVKNRQLVEEGWSGIDVQLKRRTDLIPNLMETVKGYMSHERETLEAVTNARAAATSVASGTPEQRAAAEGRLSSALGRLIATAEAYPDLKANTTFLEFQTALQGVEEEIQMARRYYNGAVRNMNVMVESVPSNFIAGPFGFKTAQYFELENESDRAVPQVKFN
- a CDS encoding glycine--tRNA ligase subunit alpha, giving the protein MDPKNSFQGLILTLQQFWAEQGCVVLQPYDMQMGAGTFHTATTLRALGPKPWKAAYVQPSRRPKDGRYGENPNRLQHYYQFQVILKPSPPDIQELYLKSLAAIGLDAGLHDIRFVEDDWESPTLGAWGLGWECWCDGMEVSQFTYFQQVAGFECSPVPGEITYGLERLAMYVQGVENVYDLNFNGGTGDDKVTYGDVFLQNEQESSKYNFEAADTEILFRHFADAEKECRAILAKGAEGNRQTMAIPAYEQVVKASHNFNMLDARGVISVTERQSYILRIRELAKSCGEAWLQTAGGGAE
- a CDS encoding S49 family peptidase, producing MADLTSPKRNWLQRLLGRGKTIIPVVRLQGVIAAEQRQGRLNIATVGPLLKRAFAIKSAPVVAIVVNSPGGSPVQSRLIAKRIRDLATEHDKRVLVFVEDAAASGGYFIAVAGDEIIVDPSSIVGSIGVIMAGFGFVGTLEKLGVERRVHTAGNNKSTLDPFLPEKAGDVERIKQFELDIHQVFIDFVKAHRVGKLKADDEVLFTGEWWTGLRGVELGLVDAIGDLHETLTARYGKDIELKAIAAKRPLFSLPRFGFSTEGLSSDVAATIEDRATWGRFGL
- a CDS encoding methyltransferase, whose translation is MLGAAVGEGRKTLLDMGCGVGTAALVALAHNADVTGTLADRNAEMLALARVNADENGLASQVQIIEADVTARHADRLAGGMLDNGYDVIIANPPFFTDGAGTPAGDAGRAGSRHMQAEALDVWIKTAASAAAAGGEIIFVFPSENLTALLAGFEQRFGAVTVLPLSPRPGQPANRVLIRGIKGSRAPLTLLASRVLHGEGRSFAPEFDAIFRGTARLVW
- a CDS encoding polyprenyl synthetase family protein, coding for MKEAPAANPIERLLVATEADMAKVNALILSRADSHVEMVPELARYLIESGGKRLRPMLTVAAAQLFDQGNGSAINFAAAVEFMHNATLLHDDVVDESDMRRGKPAARMVWGNKASILVGDFLLGQAFMMMVETGNIGALGVLSAASAVMAEGEVFQLAKTGDLTTTPEDYAEVIRAKTAVLFQAACEVGAMSGGADDAGREALARYGLELGNAFQLVDDVLDYGGQSGTLGKNVGDDLREGKMTLPVILALSEGSEAEKAVVTKALGDPEATTEQVADVVAIMERHKTLSRTLDKANGHARAAQAALEVLPPSAMRTLLGDVVEYSVSRAY
- a CDS encoding 4-(cytidine 5'-diphospho)-2-C-methyl-D-erythritol kinase — protein: MVELIVQLAPAKVNLALHVTRRREDGYHDLESLVVFADLADELEAVPAAEDRLTISGPFAKGLGAGETNLVMRAVAAFRKRWPDAVAGGLTLRLVKNLPVAAGIGGGSADAAAALRLMASLSNQPIALAELADMAAGLGADVPACLISAPLVARGVGEVLSPLPEFPACHIVLVNPMVPLATADVFRRLRAHDNYPLPELPQPLTRPAQLGIWLAETRNDLQPPAVKLVPIIGDIVEELAVTQGCVLARMSGSGATVFGLFGSSGQAHQAAQVMRASHPDHWVAAAPLLIP
- a CDS encoding tetratricopeptide repeat protein, with protein sequence MISLLNRFARPAFVAILLSATALQPVHAESVKTAQSSPLAQFNLMPLFRASPTGSYMAGQQALQDLRTDEAARYFDSAAKADWENQLIVERSFIAFAADGQIGQAAQTAKHLLDLDPKNELAELVVATEALKERRYGAAERLLGAIGQDTFTGITASILQAWALVGDNKPEEAEALLDKLGSTGLEDFLVFHRALMAEAAGETDKAIELAGQAFDTEPYVARIAEVYARILANAGKFDEAKDVITQFEDQGLTHPIVTLVKEQIEKGQRPGVFATNVQVGAAEMYHGIGVALSRDGSLDLSLVFLRLALYLDPSADVVSLALGQLLDAANQHEAANRIYESVPVNSPMKPTAVVRVATNLDAQGDRPEAIRRLGNIVTSRPDDLDAVSVYGDLLRYDEQYLESADAYTKALDLTGGDSPTDWRFYYVRGIAYERAKEWPKAEEDFLKALELNPDQPAVLNYLGYSWIDQDMHLEPALEMIEKAVEAQPQDGYIVDSLGWAFYKLGRIEEAVATLEQAVLLRPNDAEINDHLGDAYWKAGRRLEARFQWNIASSVDEEGNVKERTAPKLADGLTEENETE